In Candidatus Eremiobacterota bacterium, one genomic interval encodes:
- a CDS encoding BrnT family toxin: MNLRLTINSFEWDEGNTGKNLKHNVADEEAEQVFLDPYVRMKRSRSGRYALFGRTEEGRYLFVVFHYKGRLPDYDIVRVISARGMTAAEKKFYGEKGGHQLEKGIR, encoded by the coding sequence ATCTCCGGCTGACAATAAACAGCTTCGAATGGGATGAAGGCAACACAGGAAAAAACCTTAAGCACAATGTGGCCGATGAAGAAGCTGAACAGGTTTTCCTTGATCCATATGTGAGGATGAAGCGGTCGAGAAGCGGAAGATATGCCCTTTTTGGAAGGACAGAGGAAGGAAGATATTTGTTTGTCGTCTTTCACTATAAGGGCAGGCTTCCAGATTATGATATAGTGAGAGTCATAAGCGCCCGTGGGATGACTGCGGCTGAGAAAAAATTCTATGGAGAGAAAGGAGGGCATCAGCTTGAAAAAGGCATCCGATGA